Within Ipomoea triloba cultivar NCNSP0323 chromosome 9, ASM357664v1, the genomic segment TTACTCTCTATTTGTTTTAATCTTTGAAGGCAACCTACAACTTATATTTCCAATCATAATAATCTCATGTTTCATCATCACCCAGTTTTGTATTTTCGTATGTTTTTTGTCTGTTTTAGGCAGAACTAGTGGATCCTGCAGTAAAAGGGACACTAAATGTTCTTGGATCTTGTGCAAAAGCAGCTTCCGTGAAAAGGGTAATTGTGACATCCTCAACAGCTTCAGTTATGTTTAAAAGAAATCCTATAAGTCCCGAAGAAGTAGTAGATGAGACTTGGTTTTCAGACAAAGAATATGCAGAGAAAGCAAAGGTGTGTTTGTGTCTCTTTagtaaatgttttaatttttttgtgcatATCTTCTGTCATATCCCTAACCTGAGTACAAATAATCAAACAATTCATGCCAATTAATATGAGGTTTTGATTACTATAGCAATGGAATGTCCTGTCAAAAATCCTTGCCGAGGAAGCTGCTTGGAAATATGCAGGAGAAAATGGGATTGACTTGGTAGTATTGCATCCTACAATTGTAATCGGTCCTATTTTACACCCAACTCTTAACTTTTCAAACGCATTGTTTCTTGACCTCATAAAAGAAggtaatatttcttttaaaaattaaaggaacCAAATTAAACTTATGTTGATAAAAGTTGTGATGATAATTTTTTtacgagttaatacccaatttagttctcgactatagTTGTTCTTTTTTGATTTATTAGTCCTAAAAGACATTTTGTTCTTAGTTAGGTCCTCGACTGTGATGGTTTTACCAAATTGAGTCTTCGACGGTTAGAATTAATATAatgactaaattaagaaaaatcagtgtagtcgatgactaaattggataaaaaTTACTATAGCCGAAGACTGACTTGGGTAAACTACTATAGTTGAATTGGATATTAATAGAAGtgaaattatcaagttattttaACAGATGACTCAATTAAAAAAGTAAGAAAACTACCAAAGTTGATGacttaattaagcacaaaaaattgtttaagactaaattgataaaaatcattatagtcgatgatcaaattgagtattaactcttttttaccATTATTATCAGCCTGAATACAATGATTAATGTCATGTCACGCAGGTAAGGAAGTAATGCCTACTGGAATCTATACTTTTGTTGATATTAGAGATGTTATAAATGCACATATCCAAGCACTTGAGTTACAATCTGTGATACGATCCCACATCagctccacaagagattgtggagtggtacttaagttggggccaaacctccactcatgagctagcttttgtggtggagttagggtcttggcttAAGTACACTATCAATTTGCTAGTGGAAGATACTGTTTGGTTGGGACAACAATACACTCTTCTCAAGTTTTGAAGATTGTAGGCGAGCTTTACCCTTCTCTTGCCATTCCTGAGAAGTAAGATTTTTAGCTAAAAAGTAAAGAAATTGTTTATGGGAATGTCCTTaggtaaaacaaaaaattacaagaaatttatttaaaaagaattttttttttttttcttggtgaTAGATATAAAGATGACTTGTCTGAAGTACGAACATACCAAGTATCTCAGAGAAAGGCAAAGAGCTTGGGCATCACCTTCACTTCTTTTGATGTGAGCCTTAAGGATGTTGTTGAATgtttaaaagagaaaaagttCCTGGGCTTCTAATTCTTTGGCTTCTTATTAAAGCATGAAGAGGATGTTGCAGCAATCTATTCAAGAGACACAgcgacaaattatattatggatcaCCGCCGATGTAACAGTGTGTACTATGGAGTAAAATGATATCGtttgattttaatttcttttaaaaaaattgttgttgtAAAACCAAACCTATCCTCGCGTggacatatataataatatacagtAAAGTAGAGAATAGATACTAGATACAGAGAGAACTATCAATCCTTTATTATTCATCAGTCAATCTAATAAAGAATGAAGACCtataatcataatataataccattggacattatttatttacaacactCACCCTGACattattatatcatactcaTTTCTCGTTAAAATCTCATTAGAAAAAAAccaatgagaaaaaaaatagttgagAAAAAGAGTATGTGATGTATGTGCATTCATTCTTCACTAGATGCCTCattaaaaaactttaattaAGAAATTTATATCAAAACTCAATCAAAAGAGTACAATTATTGGTCTTTAAGACCCAATCTTCAAGTATATGTCACCCCttatataaaaacatttttccaaaaaaatgtaaaaagagGTTTCTTGAATAAATCTACTAAATTGTCTAGAGCAaacattttgtataataatctCGTGACTCTTCTGAAGCTCATCTGCCTTGAATTTTGAcactatttttttcaaatatttataaacATACCTGATGGGATATGGACCAGGACCAGGACAAGGCGGGAAGATGTGTCGGGTGAAATGGTGCAGGACGGTTGATGTGGTCAGGTCGATCAAAAAGGAGGTGAAACCAATCAAGAAGGTGGTGAAACTAATTAATGAGGAGGTGAGAGTAGTCGAGTAGGAGAAGTCAGAATGATCGGCCGAGcgagtaaattaaagatgtcgGGTATATTAGCCGGATGAATGGAGAAGTCAGAATGATCGGCCGAGCGAGTAAAGAAGTCAGGCGTATTGGCCAGGTGAGTGGAGGACACGGGATGATTGGTCGAGCGAGTGAAAGTTGGAGTAGTAATCAGATGAATGGATGAGTCGGGTGGATCAATCTACAGAGTATGTGGGTCGGACGACTTAGCTGGTTAGGAGGAGTCGGTCGGGCGGAAGGATAGGATGAGTAAAGCGACAAGAAAAAGAGATATGTCTTGCCAAAGCCAAAGATGGTTAATGCTAATCTTGCTAGAATCACCAACAACGAGGAATCGACCTACCGAGTGACTCCTTAAGTCGATCACGAAAGAACAGTGAAGTCTAGCTTGTTTTTCTCAAGGAGTCATTAATGGATCATTAATGGAAGAGAGTAAAGGTAATTATGAAGCACATTGAGGAAGAAGATAACGAATGGCAAcaattaggaaataattatggtatttattattcatttattagcACTTTAAATGTAATAAAAGCAAGGCTGAGTTCAATGGTCACTCGGACTACTATAAAAGGTCACCTCCTGAGACACTATAAAAGGGGAGAACATTTTGAATATACATGAGGGAATTTAGAAAGGCATTTTGAGTGTATTTTTCCGTCAATAACCTAGATTTTGACAAGTTTTTACACGTGCGACTATGAAAGAGTATATGagagggaagaaaaaaaaaacaaagaaaaacaaaatctggaaagaaaacttaaaaaaaaatgcagtctAGTGCTCCCATCGAGGGCGTGTTGTGTATTCACTCGACTGGGCACTTTGATGCTGCTCACGCGATTGAGCAACATTGCTTCTTTATTTTGGTAGAGCCCACTTTTGGAGACAAAAATCAAGCCTTCCTGCAACAATCTCAAGCATTCTCTCTCTTCATTATCTCTTCCACTTCAGCAAAAATCTACTCAAAAACCACACTAAAATATCTATTGTGGATGCCCTTATTAGCAAAAATACATGTTCTCTCCTCACTCTTTAGTTCCAATAGTTATATCGTGAactatggtccaaaaacggcaccgtttctttaagtaaagaaacggctgCTGTCACATTTTAACGGAGCTTCGTAAAGAaaactacagtttatctcaaatgatactgcttcacatttgtttttatattatcaaatgaaactgtagttgaattgaaatgaaattgtagttgtgttgaaatgaaactgcattgtatataaaatgagactaaataacaatttcacatatttgagtgtctATTTtccaatgaaactatagttatatcgaaatgatactgtagttgtgttgtaatgaaactatagtgtatataaaatgaaacgaaactgaataacaatttcatatatttaagtgtacgtataatgttgaatgaaactgtagtaataacgaaatgaaactgtagttttgttgaaaggaaactgttgtgtatataaaatgaaactgaataacagtttcacatatttgagtgtatattgtccaatgaaactgtagttatatcgaaatgatactgtagttgtggtataatgaaattacagtgtatataaaatgaaactgaataatagtttcacatatttgtgtgtataatgtcgaatgaaattgtaattatattgaaatgaaactgtagttgtgttgaaaggaaactatagtgtatataaaatgaaactgaatatgttacacAAATAAAGCTACTTTACACATTACGACGCGGGCGATGCAAATGGTTACctctttcttttcattaaaagaaacaacactgttttgaaccatgatccacaatattTTTTGGACCataatccacaatataattagCGCTTCAGCTCCACCCCAGCCAAAAGCTGTACAAAACCCCCCAAAAATCCAAGAAAAAGATCCAATAGTGTTACTCTTACACCTCTCAtaattagggatgtcaatcagGCTAGCTCTATCGGTTTCGGGCTAGcgttgtcgggcttatcggatTCGGGTTGTCGGTTacgttaattattattttgttctcGGATTCGGGTTAACTCTAACCCTAAACTTCGAGCGGGCTAgaatatttgaactaaaatcgaaaatgaatacttacattcgaTAAAACGGGTCAAGTCGTCAACTGGATCCGGATTCAATAGAATGGGTCTACTGGATGAGCATTATATTggcactttaaaatttaaatcaagagATAAATGAATACTTGCATTTGAATATTCGATAGAACATTAGAAGTTAGAACAGGTCAACCGGATGAGCAttgagcacattaaaatttaataaatgcaattgcaaaattaaaagtttagagAAAAACGACATTGGTTCTCAACGAGAAAGCATGTGTATagcttacaatttttaaaatattcataataggATTAATAGCCTAACTTTAGCATTTGGCAATGTTCACGTGCATTCAAAGGGAAAATTGAAAAGCTTGCTAAATTGTGTCTTTGTGAGATAAAATGATATATGTTTCTTCTGCCATTCAAagagaaaattgaaaagttttTCTTTGACTTTTGTTAATTTGCTCATTTTTACTTATTAACTTTActactaaattactaataggatcaaaagtcaaaactaaTTGCATAATTAACACTTAACAAATGCATTGAAAAGACACTAGCCTAAACAAATTATCTACCGTGTGTCACAATAAGTTTTTaacttttcattatttattattgtaaaaataacttatattgtaatatatttattaaattttatttaaaagtgtacctagtgataaaagaattactaaagatgaactcacctataaattccatgtatgttatgtttcacatcatttctataataaagaatagtttttaattgttttgacTATCGGGCTAGCCCATTTAATTTCAGACTATCCTTATGCGGGCTTATCGGTTTCAGGCTCAGCTCATCgggctaattttttttatcggGCTAGTCCGTTCGGGCTATAGCCATGTCTGTTTCGAGTTTTTTCGGGTTAATCCACCTAATTCgagcccgattgacatccctctCATAATGGGCTAAGCTTAATGGACCGGGGTACATTTCTCGTCACCAATAAAATAGCATTTGTTTAGTCTTCAGTAACGAATTCATATGTGAAGGAAATAATAATACGTACTTTCACTCTCATAATCCACAATGCAATTTTCAATCGCTTTCAATAGTTTAATCCTATTATACAAGCATTAGACAAGTGTTACACTGTTACCCGTCATCTTTTTATGAATATGGAGTTTATAATGGGGAATTGCAAATTGATGTGGGCATGTAGCCAcataaatgaatatttaatttattgtacaATAACTTGAATGCTATATGCATTATTTTGAATCATATCCACTTAGAACATTGACAGTTTGGATAAGTTGTAAAGCAACCTATGCGCACCACATGAATGATCACAAAGCTACAAAAAGTTGACCACCAACTGATAACAACTAACAAATTCAAGACTCAAATTTGTGAACTTGtggcaattaattaatatcttcTATATCACGTTAATGGCGTTTAATGGCGAATTTTCGAAGTATTTGACGTTAAAGTTTATGGCTGGTTTTATTCTGTctcatattactatattttctTCCAAAAGTCGTTATAGTCTAATGGTGCCAACATAATATAAAGTTACGCGTTTAATTCCCGACCCCAAATCTCATATATtataagtgtacaaatgatacacaattttattctttattcactaattatttgtcaaaccacattatagtttaatttatttatttagactacATTAGGCGTGAATGCTACTAATAGGAAGTATATCCTGGTACACCAACCTGTATGCCCAAGGGAGGAGATCGGAATTGACTACTCGTGCAACGAGGAACCTTTCCCGATTTGATCCGACCCAAATGGGTACTAACCAACCCAACCTGCAAAGTATTCCCTCATAAGATAGAGAAGCTTCTACCTTTAAAGACGCATGTTAATACCGACCTTCAACCCAAGCCTAAGAACTATTGGCTAAACATGTATCCTATCACACTTGGACGCTTTCCCCTGGAACCCCAGTCCACC encodes:
- the LOC116030095 gene encoding cinnamoyl-CoA reductase 1-like, which translates into the protein MSMEMKVVCVTGASGFIASWLIKLLLHRGYTIHATVRNLSQSKVAHLLAFDGAKERLHLFEADLLEETSFDPAINGCQGVFHIASPISFSPSATKAELVDPAVKGTLNVLGSCAKAASVKRVIVTSSTASVMFKRNPISPEEVVDETWFSDKEYAEKAKQWNVLSKILAEEAAWKYAGENGIDLVVLHPTIVIGPILHPTLNFSNALFLDLIKEGKEVMPTGIYTFVDIRDVINAHIQALELQSASGRYCLVGTTIHSSQVLKIVGELYPSLAIPEKYKDDLSEVRTYQVSQRKAKSLGITFTSFDVSLKDVVECLKEKKFLGF